The following coding sequences lie in one Bacteroidales bacterium genomic window:
- a CDS encoding fibrobacter succinogenes major paralogous domain-containing protein, whose amino-acid sequence MKTIIYSYLISLILLLGVARAASSQIIEVCGADTITLMAGNYQYGDMRWEKSVDMETWQTITGALDTVYTFLPAETMYYRCVAKFQDCPPEFSQISLVRVPPKANAGLDRIVTGTQAWLAANQEEGETGQWAIIAGTGASLSDPASPSAQLQGQENQSYILVWTLGNVCGSSSDTLEVEFVTNQYFDNFVVVDTTDIILSTNEQLADGEYIIRFSSPVPAVADSTVLVGIQLGGFLRMVQSVSINTAGNDTIHTMQTTQAALDDITEYGAYNFGEFFSLDTTLSAAKNGGYNRLTRMPTRQELKGNQKYRNAEIHYYLIGEKASMPKGVTMNRSTSKSGSALVNFNFESVEIVDTMGVTIVLEGNYSYRPNLVVDRKSGWLGNINYFKLGTSNSREELSVSLSVDINATVSLLDKEFTIYEHTLYYLVIVGAVPVLLDIEFALKGKAGAEAGIMMNATPSFQQTNTTSNYIEYSNGSWGITNDFSSETDIENSYEITGGLKQTFEIGPELSFNIYKILGPYLDIKLNQELLLCTSLPPPPFGWAVKNDIWGLGKLGVKGSVFGKEFIDFYTLLGTDTLKYNFPDSLEITMGDQQTYKPGARPQERQIPVQVKVHSNMGISLPGAKVVFTPQSTCSVGDNPPDSILVVYADANGIANTIWTPGNYPESILLAHVLDCDSNHIKNSPLEIIAYADTTKLCGKIWMTFNLDVDMGNNWWPQQKYCVDWSLDQGNFGSCLQYEWQEHTEYGRLYDWATIMNGESSSNSNPSGVQGICPSGWHLPSDAEWQQLVNCMGGIYVAGSKLKSTRTGEKLQVGHYTYNNPDGHPFWYTPNTGATNESGFSALPGGKYDNGSFYDFTIYGYWWSSTEGSSSTAWAQRMNHGGGVVYRVAATKLLGYSVRCVKNDD is encoded by the coding sequence ATGAAAACGATAATCTACAGTTATTTAATCTCTTTAATATTATTGCTTGGGGTTGCCCGGGCAGCCAGTTCACAAATAATTGAAGTATGCGGCGCTGATACCATTACCCTCATGGCAGGGAATTATCAGTATGGTGACATGCGATGGGAAAAATCTGTTGACATGGAAACATGGCAAACCATTACTGGTGCCTTAGATACAGTGTATACATTTTTACCTGCGGAAACGATGTATTACCGTTGTGTGGCAAAATTTCAGGACTGCCCGCCCGAGTTCTCGCAAATCAGCCTGGTACGTGTGCCTCCTAAGGCCAATGCCGGCCTCGATCGCATTGTAACCGGAACCCAGGCATGGCTGGCAGCCAATCAGGAGGAGGGCGAAACCGGGCAATGGGCCATTATTGCCGGAACCGGCGCATCACTATCTGATCCCGCAAGCCCTTCAGCGCAATTGCAAGGCCAGGAAAACCAATCATACATCCTGGTGTGGACCCTTGGCAACGTCTGCGGCAGCAGCAGCGATACCCTTGAAGTAGAGTTTGTAACCAATCAGTATTTCGATAATTTTGTAGTGGTAGATACAACCGATATCATCCTGAGCACAAATGAGCAACTTGCTGATGGAGAGTATATTATCCGCTTCAGTTCACCTGTGCCGGCGGTTGCCGACTCCACCGTGCTCGTAGGAATTCAGCTTGGTGGTTTTTTGCGTATGGTTCAGTCAGTATCAATTAATACTGCCGGTAACGATACCATACATACCATGCAAACTACCCAGGCCGCCCTCGATGACATTACCGAATATGGCGCCTATAATTTTGGCGAGTTTTTTAGCCTCGACACTACACTAAGTGCTGCAAAGAACGGAGGCTACAACCGCCTGACCCGGATGCCTACACGGCAGGAACTTAAAGGCAACCAAAAGTATAGAAATGCTGAGATTCATTACTACCTGATTGGCGAAAAAGCCTCTATGCCCAAGGGGGTAACCATGAACCGCAGCACAAGCAAAAGTGGATCGGCATTGGTTAATTTCAATTTTGAGTCTGTTGAAATTGTTGATACAATGGGGGTTACAATCGTTCTCGAAGGAAATTATTCATACAGGCCCAACCTGGTTGTAGACAGAAAAAGTGGTTGGCTTGGTAATATTAATTATTTCAAACTCGGCACAAGCAATTCAAGGGAAGAATTATCAGTAAGCCTGAGTGTGGATATTAATGCAACAGTTTCATTACTGGACAAGGAATTTACGATTTACGAACACACTCTATATTACCTGGTGATTGTTGGCGCCGTGCCTGTACTCCTGGATATTGAGTTTGCACTGAAAGGTAAGGCAGGCGCTGAAGCAGGAATTATGATGAACGCAACCCCTTCTTTCCAGCAAACAAATACCACCTCTAATTACATTGAATACAGTAATGGCAGTTGGGGCATAACGAATGATTTTTCGAGCGAGACAGATATAGAAAACTCCTATGAGATTACCGGAGGCCTGAAGCAAACCTTTGAAATAGGCCCTGAACTATCATTTAATATTTATAAAATACTGGGGCCTTATCTTGATATTAAGCTTAACCAGGAATTACTACTCTGCACATCTTTACCGCCACCTCCCTTCGGTTGGGCTGTCAAAAATGATATTTGGGGCCTAGGAAAACTGGGGGTCAAAGGCAGCGTCTTTGGTAAAGAATTTATTGACTTTTACACTTTACTGGGCACCGATACACTTAAGTATAATTTCCCTGATAGTCTGGAAATTACCATGGGAGACCAACAAACTTATAAACCGGGTGCTCGTCCTCAGGAGCGGCAAATACCTGTTCAGGTAAAAGTGCACAGCAACATGGGTATTTCCTTGCCCGGAGCAAAGGTGGTTTTTACTCCTCAAAGCACATGCAGCGTGGGCGACAACCCGCCTGACAGCATACTGGTTGTATATGCCGATGCCAATGGCATAGCGAACACGATCTGGACCCCCGGCAATTATCCGGAAAGCATTTTGCTTGCCCATGTACTGGATTGCGACAGCAACCACATCAAAAACTCGCCCCTTGAAATTATTGCTTATGCCGATACTACCAAATTGTGCGGGAAGATATGGATGACCTTTAACCTTGATGTTGATATGGGAAATAACTGGTGGCCACAACAAAAATATTGCGTAGATTGGTCGCTTGATCAAGGAAATTTTGGAAGCTGTTTACAATATGAATGGCAAGAACACACAGAATATGGCAGGTTGTATGACTGGGCTACAATAATGAACGGGGAAAGCAGCAGCAACTCCAACCCCAGCGGTGTGCAGGGGATATGCCCGTCCGGTTGGCATTTGCCAAGCGATGCAGAATGGCAGCAACTTGTTAATTGCATGGGCGGTATCTATGTTGCCGGCAGTAAACTGAAAAGCACCCGAACAGGTGAAAAATTACAAGTGGGACATTATACCTATAATAATCCTGATGGTCACCCTTTTTGGTATACACCCAATACTGGTGCAACCAACGAAAGTGGATTTTCTGCGCTTCCGGGCGGCAAGTACGATAATGGCAGTTTCTACGATTTTACAATTTATGGTTACTGGTGGAGTTCCACCGAGGGTTCATCTTCGACAGCTTGGGCTCAGCGCATGAACCACGGCGGCGGCGTAGTGTATCGGGTTGCCGCCACTAAGCTGCTCGGGTACAGCGTCCGTTGCGTCAAGAATGATGATTAA